Proteins co-encoded in one Natronorubrum daqingense genomic window:
- a CDS encoding DUF7350 domain-containing protein encodes MHDRAMNRRTFARLTGVGAGTLALAGCLDGIADGDGDDEGDDSSDGENGGGSDEDVDVPAFPEIDDPPDAVYRPTHRESMRVLEPVDAGEYTLAPMLSYPHPFWVVAGGADEDEVEREDPEQMEGVHLMVLCWDEETETILPVDEGVEIAVSRDGDPVGSPRSAWTMISQEMGFHFGDNVPLEGDGTYTVDVELPSLSVRRTGDLEDRFTDRERATFEFDYDQSFRDAVFDVTYFDEDEWGEPGALEPMHGEDAGEHDEHHDDGHADDDHGGHEDGDHEDDDHHGHHEDIPYSSLPPASDYPGTLLESTEEPEDGDLPRSGDAAFVATLVDSSSRLAVDGETTLLVSPRTPYNRVPLADMSIRAILEREDESVADADLEQTIDGEYGLHYAGPLPDAAAGDGVTVEVDAPPQVARHQGYETAFLEMPPIEFDVPEVR; translated from the coding sequence ATGCACGACCGAGCTATGAACCGACGAACGTTCGCGCGGTTGACCGGCGTCGGAGCCGGCACCCTCGCGCTGGCGGGCTGTCTCGACGGTATCGCGGACGGAGACGGCGACGACGAGGGGGACGACTCGAGCGACGGGGAAAACGGCGGCGGCTCCGACGAGGATGTCGACGTCCCGGCGTTTCCCGAGATCGACGACCCGCCGGACGCCGTCTACCGTCCTACACACCGCGAGTCGATGCGGGTTCTCGAGCCCGTCGATGCGGGTGAGTACACCCTCGCACCGATGCTGTCGTATCCCCACCCCTTCTGGGTCGTCGCCGGCGGGGCCGACGAGGACGAGGTCGAGCGCGAGGACCCCGAGCAGATGGAGGGCGTCCATCTGATGGTACTCTGTTGGGACGAGGAGACGGAGACGATCCTCCCGGTCGACGAGGGCGTCGAAATCGCCGTCTCGCGTGACGGCGACCCGGTCGGCTCGCCGCGCTCGGCGTGGACGATGATTTCCCAGGAGATGGGCTTTCACTTCGGCGACAACGTCCCACTCGAGGGCGACGGAACGTACACCGTCGACGTCGAGTTGCCGTCGCTCTCCGTTCGGAGGACGGGCGACCTCGAGGATCGATTTACCGACCGAGAACGGGCGACGTTCGAGTTCGACTACGACCAGTCGTTTCGGGACGCGGTCTTCGACGTGACGTACTTCGACGAAGACGAGTGGGGCGAACCCGGCGCGCTCGAGCCGATGCACGGCGAGGACGCGGGTGAGCACGACGAACACCACGACGACGGGCACGCTGACGACGATCACGGCGGTCACGAAGACGGAGACCACGAGGACGACGACCATCACGGCCACCACGAGGACATTCCCTACTCCTCGCTCCCACCCGCCAGCGACTATCCGGGAACGCTACTCGAGTCGACCGAAGAACCGGAAGACGGCGACCTCCCCCGCAGCGGCGACGCGGCGTTCGTCGCGACGCTCGTGGACTCGAGTTCTCGACTCGCGGTCGACGGGGAGACGACGCTCCTCGTTTCGCCGCGAACGCCGTACAACCGGGTTCCGCTGGCGGATATGTCGATTCGCGCCATCCTCGAGCGTGAGGACGAGTCGGTTGCGGACGCTGACCTCGAGCAGACGATCGACGGGGAGTACGGCCTGCACTACGCCGGGCCGCTCCCGGACGCGGCCGCCGGTGACGGGGTGACCGTCGAGGTTGACGCCCCCCCGCAGGTCGCTCGCCACCAGGGGTACGAGACGGCGTTTCTCGAGATGCCCCCGATCGAGTTTGACGTTCCCGAGGTCCGATGA
- a CDS encoding DUF7405 family protein, translating to MTLPDRSGLSRRDSLRALVAIGGATALSACLSETEDTDVPSGTDDPDALPSRQHAWNESLARDDDGNVRLPEHHVLVALSLLEEPSEETRAVIEAALRTLERAYEWSNDGLVFTLGYTPAYFERFDESLPETVDLPAPEALTEREEPSTDSSDAVIHLASDHPDVVLEVEEGLFGERSSVNGVDVETDLTDVFERLEDERRTGFVGAGLPAEHTDVSGVPDSVPEEAPFFMGFRSGFDRSQADEDRVTIEEGPFEGATTQHVESMDVQLRTWFEQESHRQRVMKTFSPQHADEELVGEVGEELTDSNELPDERIDATEDDARSGVVGHAQKAARGRIDGEPPLLRRDFNTVDGDTPGLHFLSLQRDIETFVDVREAMEGEDLAVSNANNGIRSYLFVSRRGNYLIPSRSLRALPPPDPGET from the coding sequence GTGACACTCCCCGATCGGTCGGGACTGTCCCGTCGGGACTCCCTCCGCGCGCTCGTCGCCATCGGTGGAGCAACGGCCCTCAGCGCCTGTCTCTCCGAAACCGAGGATACCGACGTTCCGAGCGGGACGGACGATCCGGACGCTCTCCCGTCCCGCCAGCACGCGTGGAACGAGTCCCTCGCTCGAGACGACGACGGAAACGTCCGCCTTCCCGAACACCACGTCCTCGTCGCGCTGTCGCTCCTCGAGGAACCGAGCGAGGAAACTCGAGCGGTGATCGAAGCGGCGTTACGGACGCTCGAGCGCGCGTACGAGTGGAGCAACGACGGGCTGGTGTTTACGCTCGGCTACACGCCGGCGTACTTCGAGCGCTTCGACGAGTCGCTTCCAGAGACGGTTGATTTGCCCGCTCCGGAGGCACTCACCGAGCGCGAGGAGCCATCGACCGATTCCTCCGACGCGGTGATTCACCTCGCCAGCGACCATCCGGACGTCGTTCTCGAAGTCGAAGAAGGATTGTTCGGCGAACGCTCGTCGGTCAACGGCGTCGACGTCGAAACCGACCTCACCGACGTCTTCGAGCGACTCGAGGACGAGCGCCGCACCGGGTTCGTCGGGGCGGGACTTCCGGCGGAGCACACCGACGTGTCGGGAGTTCCCGACTCCGTCCCCGAGGAGGCCCCGTTCTTCATGGGTTTTCGCTCCGGGTTCGATCGGAGCCAGGCCGACGAGGATCGGGTGACGATCGAGGAGGGACCGTTCGAGGGCGCGACGACCCAGCACGTCGAATCGATGGACGTGCAACTCCGGACGTGGTTCGAACAGGAGAGCCACCGCCAGCGCGTGATGAAGACGTTCAGTCCCCAGCACGCGGACGAAGAGCTGGTGGGCGAGGTCGGCGAGGAACTGACCGACTCGAACGAACTACCCGACGAACGGATCGACGCGACGGAGGACGACGCCCGAAGCGGTGTCGTCGGGCACGCACAGAAGGCGGCTCGAGGGAGGATCGACGGAGAGCCGCCGTTGCTCCGCCGCGATTTCAACACCGTCGACGGCGACACGCCGGGACTACACTTCCTCTCGCTCCAACGAGATATCGAGACGTTCGTCGACGTTCGAGAGGCGATGGAAGGCGAGGATCTGGCCGTCTCGAACGCGAACAACGGCATTCGGAGCTATCTGTTCGTCTCCCGGCGGGGGAACTACTTGATCCCGTCGCGGTCGCTGCGCGCACTGCCGCCGCCCGATCCGGGCGAGACGTGA
- a CDS encoding 1,4-dihydroxy-2-naphthoyl-CoA synthase, giving the protein MVSECFDDTQWEPVAEFDFRDLTYHRAVDSGTVRIAFDRPDVRNAFRPGTVDELYDALDHAKRQTDVGCILLTGNGPSSKDGGWAFCSGGDQTVRGDDGYQYNGDEASEARRSSETENSNGQRPRARASEQGRLHILEVQRLIRHIPKIVVCVVPGWAVGGGHSLHVVCDLTLASEEHAKFLQTDPDVASYDAGFGSAYLAKQIGQKKAREVFFLGKTYSAEEAAEMGMVNEAVPHDELEETALEWGERINAKSPTAMRMLKYGFNMADDGLVGQQVFAGEATRLGYMTDEAKEGRDAFVEGREPDFDEYPWHY; this is encoded by the coding sequence ATGGTTTCGGAATGTTTCGACGACACGCAGTGGGAACCGGTAGCGGAGTTCGACTTTCGTGATCTGACCTACCACCGGGCAGTCGATTCGGGCACGGTTCGAATCGCGTTCGATCGACCGGACGTTCGGAACGCGTTCCGTCCGGGGACGGTCGACGAACTGTACGACGCGCTGGATCACGCGAAACGACAGACCGACGTCGGCTGCATTCTGCTGACCGGTAACGGTCCATCGTCGAAAGACGGCGGCTGGGCGTTTTGCTCCGGCGGCGATCAGACGGTCCGCGGCGACGACGGGTACCAATACAACGGCGACGAAGCGAGCGAGGCGCGTCGCTCCTCGGAGACGGAGAATTCGAACGGACAGCGCCCGCGAGCACGCGCGTCGGAACAGGGGCGACTACACATTCTCGAGGTCCAGCGTCTTATCCGTCACATTCCGAAAATCGTGGTCTGTGTCGTCCCCGGCTGGGCCGTCGGCGGCGGCCACTCGCTACACGTCGTCTGCGACCTCACGCTCGCGAGCGAAGAGCACGCGAAGTTCCTTCAGACCGACCCCGACGTGGCGAGCTACGACGCCGGCTTCGGCTCGGCGTATCTCGCGAAACAGATCGGTCAGAAAAAAGCTCGAGAAGTGTTCTTCCTCGGAAAAACGTACAGCGCGGAAGAAGCCGCCGAGATGGGGATGGTCAACGAGGCGGTTCCGCACGACGAACTCGAGGAGACGGCCCTCGAGTGGGGCGAGCGGATCAACGCGAAAAGCCCGACGGCGATGCGAATGCTCAAGTACGGGTTCAACATGGCTGATGACGGACTGGTCGGCCAGCAGGTGTTCGCCGGCGAGGCGACGCGACTCGGCTACATGACCGACGAAGCGAAAGAGGGCAGAGACGCCTTCGTCGAGGGGCGCGAGCCCGATTTCGACGAGTATCCGTGGCATTACTGA
- a CDS encoding DUF7546 family protein, with the protein MSEDVSLGRFDDVSGYLRTLTWINLFLAAQLVVGLTYAAVVDANTPNVHYYFIPFIWITISALAVWYTRPVTRSFKYVAIAASVAIAYFLVILYLSGMVMPIRSIAEPGPSGLVVEWDRPLGWSPIVDYTGSWVSVRLIPYQVIGYLALSYLLYTAVLNISSSIYTGVVGLVTCPGCAAPVLAPLLAGAAGTSSAFVFMVNYTHEIATVLFVLAVGLLYWQPTLDEFSHAFSTRLRALTGGVAVAVAGLHLFHPTLGLPRLLEYVQLGTLYDPRPLLFTLSGLAIFVGIVLVATDFVDVPNRHLYALGIGLVLAYLIGYVAWHTVLEHGAFWPHIEAHGHHDQGVLETVVAHLLDDVHALASKTTEVVLLVLLVVLYRRER; encoded by the coding sequence ATGAGTGAGGACGTATCCCTCGGACGATTCGACGACGTCAGCGGCTACCTTCGGACGCTTACGTGGATCAATCTCTTCCTGGCCGCACAGCTCGTCGTCGGTCTGACGTACGCGGCCGTCGTCGACGCGAACACGCCGAACGTCCACTACTACTTCATCCCGTTCATCTGGATAACCATCTCCGCGCTGGCAGTCTGGTACACGAGACCGGTTACCCGTTCGTTCAAGTACGTCGCCATCGCTGCGAGCGTGGCGATCGCGTACTTCCTCGTGATCTTGTACCTCTCGGGGATGGTGATGCCGATTCGATCGATTGCAGAGCCCGGCCCATCGGGACTCGTCGTCGAGTGGGATCGACCGCTCGGCTGGTCGCCGATCGTCGACTACACCGGCAGTTGGGTCTCCGTTCGACTCATTCCGTACCAGGTGATCGGCTATCTGGCACTGTCGTATCTCCTCTACACCGCCGTGCTCAACATTTCCTCGTCGATCTACACCGGCGTCGTCGGACTCGTGACCTGTCCCGGCTGTGCCGCCCCAGTCTTGGCCCCACTACTCGCGGGTGCAGCGGGAACGTCCTCCGCGTTCGTCTTCATGGTCAACTACACCCACGAAATCGCGACCGTCCTCTTCGTCCTCGCCGTCGGCTTACTCTACTGGCAGCCAACGCTGGACGAGTTTTCACACGCGTTTTCCACCCGTCTTCGGGCACTCACGGGGGGCGTCGCCGTCGCCGTCGCCGGATTGCATCTCTTTCACCCGACGCTCGGTCTCCCCCGTCTGCTCGAGTACGTCCAACTCGGGACGCTCTACGATCCACGCCCGCTCCTGTTCACCCTCTCCGGGCTTGCCATCTTCGTCGGGATCGTGCTCGTCGCGACCGATTTCGTCGACGTTCCGAATCGCCACCTCTACGCGCTCGGCATCGGACTCGTCCTCGCGTACCTCATCGGCTACGTCGCGTGGCACACCGTGTTAGAACACGGCGCATTCTGGCCACACATCGAGGCCCACGGCCACCACGATCAGGGAGTCCTCGAGACGGTCGTCGCGCACCTCCTCGACGACGTGCACGCACTCGCGAGCAAGACCACCGAAGTCGTGTTGTTGGTGTTGCTCGTCGTGTTATACCGGCGCGAGCGCTGA
- a CDS encoding DnaJ domain-containing protein — MGETYYEILEVDSDATRAEITAAYRERVLETHPDHNDAPDAATQFARVSRARAVLTDGDERARYDRFGHDAYERLGRYSSDSSETGDSSETRNTRTSRQPKTTDSTEKTTESNGARGTRGASDGTRSRTGSTHGSGTTSQRKAGSQRARRRTKRRGEFTRDATEVGSAARPPPENEATERSAGGFRYTVHDWDGEVSLEWEGRPIDRATMLTIGGCWLLYPLFVASSVTEVFPLAANVVLAVCTGVLVVYLLTRPRLATVLFGSWSLFFPIGLLQLPGVSVISVPGLIALGAVWIPFGYALAFWWALRP; from the coding sequence ATGGGTGAGACCTACTACGAAATCCTCGAGGTCGACTCGGATGCTACACGGGCCGAAATCACGGCGGCCTACCGCGAGCGCGTCCTCGAGACCCACCCGGACCACAACGACGCACCCGACGCCGCGACGCAGTTTGCCCGCGTCTCGAGGGCTCGAGCCGTGCTCACCGACGGGGACGAACGCGCTCGGTACGACCGATTCGGACACGACGCCTACGAGCGCCTCGGTCGCTACTCGAGTGACTCGAGCGAGACGGGAGACTCAAGCGAGACAAGAAACACGAGGACGTCGAGACAACCGAAGACGACCGATTCAACCGAGAAGACGACCGAATCGAACGGTGCTCGAGGCACGCGAGGGGCGTCCGACGGAACTCGGTCACGAACCGGGTCGACACACGGCTCTGGAACGACGAGTCAGCGGAAGGCCGGAAGCCAGCGCGCACGACGACGAACGAAACGCCGTGGGGAATTCACACGAGACGCCACCGAAGTCGGTTCCGCCGCCCGGCCTCCGCCGGAGAACGAGGCCACGGAGCGTTCTGCAGGCGGATTCCGGTACACCGTTCACGATTGGGATGGCGAGGTCTCCCTCGAGTGGGAGGGCCGTCCGATCGATCGCGCGACGATGTTGACGATCGGCGGCTGTTGGCTGTTGTATCCGCTCTTCGTCGCCTCGAGCGTGACCGAAGTGTTTCCGCTCGCCGCGAACGTGGTGCTCGCGGTCTGTACCGGTGTACTCGTGGTATACTTGCTTACCAGACCGCGACTCGCAACCGTATTGTTCGGCAGTTGGAGCCTCTTCTTTCCGATCGGACTCCTCCAGCTGCCGGGCGTTTCCGTAATCTCGGTACCTGGCCTCATCGCCCTCGGTGCGGTCTGGATTCCGTTCGGCTACGCGCTGGCGTTCTGGTGGGCGTTGCGGCCGTAA